The following DNA comes from Labrus mixtus chromosome 8, fLabMix1.1, whole genome shotgun sequence.
CGTGGAGTTTAGAAGCTGTTGCACATATCTTCAGTACAGCAATGTATGTTGATGAAGGAGTTCATCTTCAGCATCTCGCAGTCACTCAGCCTCATGCATTTCTGAAACTGTGCAACTAAGAAAGTAGAAAAACAGAACGAGGGAGAGATCAGAAAAGTTTCATTGAATGTTAACAAAGAATTCATATCTCCATTGAGGCCCTGAGCTCTTTAAGTTCCTGACGGTTTTCAAGTGTCTACTACAGTAAACATGATGAAGATTCACAGCAatggagcaatatgtaagatatctactgaattaaatcattaaacgaccttactatatcatcagactttaaggaaacatggTGCCTCTCGGTTTACCAGTGAAACGGCAAACTAAGgtggagacagctctctccagtgttttattaatttggactgcagtacccattttaaacgccacgtgtcagagttacatattgctcctttaaatcgTAGGAATTTTTGAATGACCAAAAAGATTTGAGGATGTTGGGAAACTCACATGGTTCGCTGAGGAACTTGGCAGCACCACAGGCGTCCTTCTCTGGTGGACAGGTCTCCACGCTGAGCTCACAGGATCCTCCGGCCTTTTTGGAGACACAGCGGTGACAGTCCAGGGCTTCACCTACACAAACACCAACGTGAAAACTTTTTATCTTCCCTCAAACAACAGGTAGTTAGGACCAAACAGTGTGAGTAGGCGAGAAGCATCCCATGAGCGCtgatgaagagaacaacatcactgggactttttaCAGTATGTATCAATCCGCCTCAGACAGTCAACtaacatcaaatcaaatctttaTTAATCTGATACCTCAGAATCACATAATAGACTCTTATTAAACTGGTTACATGACAAATGAAAACATACAGATGTTGAACTCTATATCAGCACTCATGaaatgcctcttgtccaatcagaacaCTCGGTCAGAACTAACTGTTTTATGTTGAATTTTTTATTACTATTTTCCGCTTGTATAACTTAAAAAAGAAGCAATATCACACTAGTGGGGTTGTACTAAGAATCAGCTGTGCTATCGTTAACATTGGCACtaagtaaccatggtgactacGACAGGATTACAGTTCAGATATCCAGTACACAATCACTCCCTCTCATGGTGTGATATTGCTTATTTTCCTCGGCCTGTGCTGATTTAATTCTATTTCTGTAGGAAtgcatcctgttttttttgttttttctttaagccAGCAGTGATCATCCAGAGCCTCTGTCGGCAACTTCTCCAGCTGTGGTGCTTATAATGTTAAGTGACGGAGGACTTCAGGCTATGATGTCCTCTTCCATGCGTTGCCATTATTAACAGTCTCACTTGAAATGTCAGAGTTGGAGTTTAGAGAAGACGCTTAAGCGCAATTTTAAAGCTAATATGGCAACACATCTGACCCACAGAAGTTGTGTAACTTCTTTTCTTACACATTCTATACTGATGTAGAATACATTCGGATAAAGCTGTGCAAGATCCTGCACTCCAACCGTTATCACTTCTTAAATGTTAGCTTCTTTTCTTAGATAAGGCTACAATCCGTCTCAGAATGAAAAGAATGCCTCGTGAGTTTCTGACTGGTCTGCTGAGATTGTCttcatcagtgtttgtgtgcactaaagactaaaaaaagagacagcagaCGTCCCTGTTGCACAGCAGGATTTGTTTATTCAGTAGAGAATCAGTGACAGACTCACCGGCTGTAAACAGCAGGGCCACGCTCAGAGCCAAAACCAACAGCTTCATTGTTCTGTCCAGTGTCGCAGCCTATATGAGACAGAGATAAAGCACACATTAAGATtatcaagttttattttattttttcagattcaTGTCATGATTCCAATCAAGTCACCATTTTTAAAGGGGACTCCCTTATTTCTAGGAACTGATTTTAAGTCAGAATTGAgaaaactttaactttaatgcACACCTTCGCACAGTTTGATTGACAAGTAtatgtggcaaaaaaaaatgtcgagCAAAAATTTATTTGATAGAAAAAATGATAAATTTAAGAAGATAAAAGAGCAAAACagccttgttgttttttcacataCCTCCCTGTTCTGTCCGCTTCTGTTCCTGCGAGCGACTCAGACGTCTTCATCGACTTCCCCTCTTTTTTATACCCGTTCATACTTTGTCCTGTCATGGTAACGTCCCATTAAGTGCTGTATCTCTGCTGTGTCAATATGCTCAGGTCCTCGCTCGCCCTGCATGGGTACACTGTGTTCAGGGGTTACACTTTCCCAATGCTTAGATTCCTGCATTATGCAACAGCTGTCCTCCCTGTGTCCACTGCTGAGGAGGATttatgagacttttttttaaaaaattttttaaaaataccaaTATGTGCATTTGTCACCGGCTCAAATGAAGATTTTCATTTGTTGGATTTCCACTTTACAAGCGCTGAAAGTAAAATATGTTTGCTTTCGGTGGATATGAaatgctcatgatggataggccggatctttgtaacatagcaataagtaaggtcttttacctgctttttgtaacataacaatgagtaaggtcttttacctgcttcttgtaaagtgtctcgagataacacttgttatgagttgacgctatacaaataaaagttgattgatatGAATAAAAGGTGTTTTACATTTAGCTCCCTccttttaatgtttgaaaacatATACGCCCGTCGCCCACCCATTaagaaattacagaaaaaaatctcataaaagaccaaaacattttcaatgatgcagaaaaaaacacgaCCTCCAGTATATGCTACTTAAGTCCAATTCATTACAAATTATAGCATACAGAAAATTGCTCAAATATAGACACCGCTGGTTTGAATAAATACAGCTTTTAATGCTTTACTCAGAAATAAAATGGCAAAGAATCCATTTAGGAATCTCTCCAAAAGGCCaactgatggatgaatggagtGAAATCTATTTGCATAGAGTGCAGAGTCCATGTGGGTTTTAAATAATGACATGGAAGTGCTGCTTTAGTGTGACTGTCAAACCTTGacaatctctaaaaaaaaacactcaagtgCAAAAGATCCTTTTaaaatgtgccttttttttctctgcttgtgTAGATACAGATTGAAAGATAGAGGGGCTGAAGTCATACCGTTCATGAAAAACAGGTTTTATGATCTGTTTAGTATCCTGCTCAAGCTGCCTGACCTTCAAACTGGTGGTCTTTTCATGTGGCGACCGAAGGCGCTATTGACACCTGGCAGTTACATATACAACCTGGGTGATCGGATCACTATAGTGGATAGCTCTGAGTGCAGCTGTTCACACCAAAGTAGTAGGATGTGGGACCACAAACCCATATTTTGTTCAAATCTTACATTAAACGagttgtgttgaaaaatgtgtgCAAGTACAAAAATCAGCAGTTCctcatgtttcctcttcagGCTGGCTGAAACCCCTCCAAAAGAAACCCCTTTAAGTCCATATTAAAAtgcacatgtttgtttttacaacctggtaaaatgtattttgatctCTATAGCTTATTTCTTTGATATCACATCAGTTTTGATTATTAaggccttaaaaaaacaatggatGACGTGACTTGGACTACACCGATGTTAAAATGTGGCAAGAAATCCACGTTGGGGTATTACAACTGATCTGCCTGGTTTAGTGGTGTGAGAATGGGACTGGGACTGGGACCACACCTCATTGTGTCTACGTTTTCCCAGTCTCTCATTCAATAAGTCAAACATCAGATTTCTAGTTTGAACTGTCTCACTGCTTTAACTTTGCCCTttcgtgtttgtttttttccctccggTCTGGAAAGCACCCAAATATTACTCTACAACACCGACTCAGTACAACATCCCTCCCAAAACCCAGTCAAAGCAAAATACCCCATCGTATTGTTCGGCCCCTCCAGAGCCAAACTCCAATATCAGCACTGGCACATGTAAGAGAAACTGCCCTGGTTGCAAAACATCTAAACCCCCCATTGTTGTGCTTTTGTGTCCTCAGCCTCGCGATATCACCGCTCTCTTTTTTGCTCATATATATCGTGGTGTCCACATTTTTCCACTCTTATACTGTGTGACTAGTTTGGGAGAGAAAACAGTGGAAAATGTCTCAGTACTCAGGAAAGGTGAGTACCAAAAACAAGGGAGTGTgatgaagcaaaaacaaacaaaacacacagcaaataATGTAGATTCAACCACAGATATTACTGCTGTGTGACATGGCTTAACGACAAGAATTCATGCTCAGAgtctaacattttttttttgtgaggggaGAAATAATCGAGGGTTTTCTATTCAGATCGTGTTCTATGAGGGAAAATGTTTCactgggaggaagctggagatcTGCAGCGACTGCGACAACTTCCAGGACCGCGGCTTCATGAATAGAGTCAACTCTGTGCGCGTGGAGAGCGGGGCCTTCATCTGCTTCGACCATCCAGACTTCAAGGGCCAGCAGTACATTCTGGAGCACGGAGAGTACCCCGAATTCCAGCGCTGGAATGCCCATAACGACCACATGGGCTCCTGCAAGCCAATCAGAATGGTAggagtgtgggtgtgtttgtattagtgagtgtgtgtgtgtgtgtgtgtgtgggggggggggaaacccAGGGACAGAAAAACATTGGCATATGTGTAGCCTCATCTGTGTACATCAGATATTTTAGATGAATCAAAGTCAGAATAATGTTAATTATGTTTCTAATGATTTTTTCTTCTCAGTTTTTCCCTTCACATATAGCCTCCACGAGCTGAAAGAACACCACACACATTTTGAGCACTTGAGACGCAGACTGTGGGCACTACAGATCGTCCCTCACACGCACATTTAACCTTTAGATTTCTATAAGCGTGTTTGTGTAACTCTTTGTGCACACAATGCATCACATGtcacacagatagagagagagatggaggccTTGCTCCTGTTATTGCGATGACTCAGTGAGAGTGTTCGTGTCATTATCCTCCCCAGCATGGAGAGCATTACAGGATGGAGCTGTTCGAGGGAGACAACTTCACCGGCCAGTGTGTGGAGCTGTGCGAAGACACTCCTTTCCTGCAGGCTCGAGGACTCACCAAGAACTGCGTCAACTCCATCAAGGTTTATGGAGACGGAGGGTATGTGTCTCTGCACCGATGAGGAGTCAGGGTTTAATTAGCTGCATTGTTAAACGGACTAATTGAAATTTCAAAGGGTAAATTTGGCCTACAAggtttttttcattgatttaattCATTAAGTTTTTAGCTTTGGAAATTTAGACATAAAAAGTGTACTTTACttgaattgttttaaattaattttgtattgtttttgtccAGGAGTAGACATATATGAACCTGTCTTTATTCTGCTGGCCCCCATAATGTCAGTAAATCAAAAGTGGGCGGTACAATATTAACGCTCTTCGTTGGGGggagtgggagggggaggggggggattcATTCTGGATTCATTCACTGCAGTTGATGTCAGTTTCACATCTTATCCCTCTTCATGTCTAAACTTCCTTTCAGTACTGTCCGACATTATCCAATCACAGTGAAGTGTGTGACCCTGTGAGGGACATCTGTATTCTTACCATTATGATATGGATATTTAGCACCAGTGATTCGATAACTGTGGCCTATCACACGAGTCAGGACCATGATATGTTGGCGTAACGTTATCTTTTCCCACACCTATTCGTCTTAGCATTAATCTATAGTGTCATAGCTACTCTTGAAAGGTAAGTAACACACTGTCAACGTCTTAAAAGGGACTATTTTCTAGTTAGAGCGTAGGTTCAGAGGATGTGGTTCAAAATTTTATCTTTCAGTTTTTCAGAGAAACTGTCAAATAAgttatttactttctttttttttttgcatttaaggAAAAATTGGAGTTTAAAATTcaattttgaaataaacatgagaTACTTATGCCCTAATAAAAGGAAAGGATAAGCGCTTAGTGAAGAAACCCCTTGTCCCAATTATGCCCATACTGTATGCCCTATTGATGAGTTACATAACCTCCCCTATGGTCCTTAGTTGCCATGCACccaaacagcattgccacctATAACAGACGCAGCCTCTGTTAATGTGAGCTAGTAACAACGGCAATAGtacctaccctaccacatggcctTTATTGGCCCCCACAACTCAACCTTGTAGACGAATGAGGACATGAAAGACTCCTAATAAGAACATTGTTCTTATAACCTGCACAGCTACAAGAAGTGACCCTTTAAATCACAAACATAACTCTAAGACAGTAGGCCAATTAAAGGAGATGGTAAGAAGTAAACTTCACTCTCTATCGCCTGGGTTACAATAGATGCTGCATTTCTAACTTTGTCTTAAATCTCTCTCAATATGACTTCTTCTCTCAATCAGCTGGGTGCTGCATGAGGAGCCAAACTACCGTGGGCGCATGTACATCGTGGAGAGAGGAAACTACACCTCCTTCACACAGTGGCAGGCGGAGAACCCCACCATCCAGTCTGTCCGCAGGGTAGCAAACTACTTCTAAAGCAGTCCTCAGTCTGTGGCAACGTTACTGCAGGGATGAGATCATCCGCCGAGGGAAAACGCACCGTACTGTCAAGTAATCTCACGCTCACTCTGTGGgtctgtaaaataataaaatatgaagaaaatgtttgacattgctcgctgttttatttttgtattgaatTATTCAACGGCTGCAATAAAGTAGTGAATCTACAACATCTTCAATCCTATTTCCATCTCTGTTTTCTGCTTTCGTGCTCACTCAGTGTGAAATTCTCAGCTTAACCCTCACTTTATTATTGTAAGAATTGCTGCCAGCTATGATTCAGGTAATTGTTTTCTATTATATGCCATAAATAATAAAGCGTTAAGTGTTTTGCCTTGCACATTACCAAGTTACATGAGACACTCTGGATACTGCTAAACACATAATCAACGATGGATGGATTGGAAGTAAATTTGTTCAGGGAGGAATAATAAATGGTTTAAATCGTGAAAAAAATCCCTGAATAAAAATGCTCTGATTTAAACCAACCAAGACGGCAGCTTTTTAGCAGATATATTAACCACATGTAAGTGCATGTTTGGCAGCCGGCAGTGAACAATAGATCCTGTGTGCTCCCTACATATACAGTGAATAAATcaagagtgaaagagagatatTGCACAGGTTGAAGCAGTAGCTCCACCTGCCCCAGGGAGCTCTGCTACCACCTAGTGtcatttatctattttactGTGAAGTCGTGACGCTCACCTCTGGGCTTTTTCAGAGTTATTTCAACGGGGACTTTCTAcaacaatgaaaaaacacacataacaatatcttcagtttcttcttccttttgatttctccctgatttcaattgttttgaataGCCAGCTGCTCCACTCAAACTGCTAAAATGATCTTTATCAGCCACAATATCATTACAGCTTCCATTTCTTATattagacactttttttttttactcttttgttGTCTATCTCTTTGTCTGGATgttgcttttgtgtgtttcactgaCTGCATAAAAAGATGGATAGCACATCTCAACCACCTCCAGTTGTACAGAAGTGAAGCTAAAATATCACAGCTACGGGCGCTTACATATCGTGCTGGtgatgtcatttggagccagagtcacGCAGTAGACTCTGCCATGGACATTGTTGTGTATTTCAACGTTGAGTTTTTATGTTCTGTAAAGCTCTTTGTAACGCTGATTTTGATaaatgctttacaaataaacttttttatcataggaaaaaacacatacatagtttgattgattgaaaatagAAAACTGAAGAATAAATCTTGTATTATTTGAAGTTAGTGTGGTCTTTTAAGGTCAATATTTTGTGCCCATGTACAGTATTTTCACGTGCAATGCAGTTAAGGTAGTGACACATGTTGTCTTGAACTGCCTTTTACACCGCTCTTCACGcatggtttttcttttttatgcacCACTGCATCATTTCCCCACCTGCTCTCATTCTTCTTAAGGTCACACCGTGGCTGTGTCTCTCTTGGACCTTTAATGAGCACTCGTGTGCTTTCTCTTCCAACTGTCATGACAACAGATCATCTATCTTTACTGAGTTTCGCTCACAGCCTCTCTCGAGTTACAGGGGTCAATATTAAGGACAGCTTAATGAGGAAATGCTTTGTCTTGGGTTACACTCAGCAGCACTAGTTAAAGGGCGATTACCTGTAGCTAACCTTATTCCTGGCCCATTTGCTGCTGGAATTGGTCGGGTGTCACCAACATGCCATTAGTCTGAATGTCAAAtatgagaaagagaaagagggaccTGCAAGTCATAATGCTTAATGGCACCCTTACAGTGTCATTGTTGATTTTCTATGCGGATGGGATTTATTTTCCCACACAAAGGACCTCAGTTTTGAAAGAAAGTGTGTCTTTTGTGCTACAAAGTGCATTTGAGACAAGTTGCTTTTGTAGTTATAGACACCTAGacatttcagaaacatttcatttgataaACAAACCTTGATCTCTTGCTTTAATGGAGgtaatgtgtttcttctttagtgtggagaaaacaaaagagaagcttGCCAAATCAGGGAGGGAAAGAAATGACCTTAACTTCAACGCGACTATGGTAATAAAAACGTTTAATGTAAATGTTGGGTGGAAGCCTTGATgagacagaacacaaacacatcttttgATTACATATATAATGTGAAGAATTATCAGACATGAGTCAACAGAAGGAGACTACTTTTAGAAAAATACCATGTTTAGGTGTTTGGGGAAGATTATTGTCATAGAGTTCCTGTTTTgagataataataaatacaatgcCAAGT
Coding sequences within:
- the ly97.3 gene encoding uncharacterized protein ly97.3; this translates as MKLLVLALSVALLFTAGEALDCHRCVSKKAGGSCELSVETCPPEKDACGAAKFLSEPFAQFQKCMRLSDCEMLKMNSFINIHCCTEDMCNSF
- the LOC132979430 gene encoding gamma-crystallin N-A-like, whose translation is MSQYSGKIVFYEGKCFTGRKLEICSDCDNFQDRGFMNRVNSVRVESGAFICFDHPDFKGQQYILEHGEYPEFQRWNAHNDHMGSCKPIRMHGEHYRMELFEGDNFTGQCVELCEDTPFLQARGLTKNCVNSIKVYGDGGWVLHEEPNYRGRMYIVERGNYTSFTQWQAENPTIQSVRRVANYF